In Wenyingzhuangia fucanilytica, the following are encoded in one genomic region:
- a CDS encoding cupin domain-containing protein yields the protein MRLTHTHSLQEILTNHNSNVKKKVFIEKGEIPQLMNFGSATFKPGDKVEAHIHKTMYEVFYIQSGKIDFIVNGNKITVTSGDCIIIEPGESHAQENNYSEDVIWIYFGIATD from the coding sequence ATGAGACTTACACATACCCATTCATTACAAGAAATATTAACCAATCACAACTCCAACGTAAAAAAGAAAGTCTTTATAGAAAAAGGAGAAATTCCTCAACTAATGAATTTTGGATCTGCTACTTTCAAACCTGGGGACAAAGTAGAAGCACACATCCATAAAACCATGTACGAAGTATTTTATATCCAATCTGGTAAAATAGACTTTATTGTTAACGGAAATAAGATTACAGTCACTTCAGGAGACTGTATTATCATAGAACCAGGTGAAAGTCATGCACAAGAAAACAACTACTCAGAAGACGTTATATGGATCTATTTTGGTATTGCTACAGATTGA
- the odhB gene encoding 2-oxoglutarate dehydrogenase complex dihydrolipoyllysine-residue succinyltransferase, which yields MVLEMKVPSPGESITEVEIATWLVEDGDYVEKDQPIAEVDSDKATLELPAEESGIITLKAEEGDAVAVGAVVCLIDMDAARPDGSAAPEKKEAAPAKEEAAPVKEAPAAPKAENATYATGSASPAAKKILDEKGIDAGAIQGTGKDGRVTKEDAINAVPAMGTATGSRASESKKMSMLRRKVAQRLVSVKNETAMLTTFNEVNMQPVFDLRNQYKEEFKAKHGVGLGFMSFFTLAVTRALELYPDVNSMIDGDYQIKNDFADISIAVSGPKGLMVPVIRNAENLSFRGVEAEVKRLALRARDGQITVDEMTGGTFTITNGGVFGSMLSTPIINPPQSAILGMHNIVERPMAVNGQVVIQPIMYVALSYDHRIVDGRESVGFLVAIKEAIENPIELLMNNNPKKALEL from the coding sequence ATGGTTTTAGAAATGAAAGTCCCTTCTCCGGGAGAATCAATCACAGAAGTAGAAATCGCAACTTGGTTAGTTGAGGATGGTGATTATGTAGAAAAAGACCAACCAATTGCTGAAGTAGATTCTGATAAAGCAACTTTAGAATTACCTGCAGAAGAAAGTGGAATTATTACTTTAAAAGCAGAAGAAGGTGATGCTGTAGCCGTTGGTGCTGTAGTATGTTTAATTGATATGGATGCTGCAAGACCTGATGGTTCTGCTGCTCCAGAGAAAAAAGAGGCAGCTCCTGCTAAAGAAGAAGCGGCTCCAGTAAAAGAAGCTCCAGCTGCTCCAAAAGCAGAAAACGCTACTTATGCTACAGGAAGCGCATCTCCAGCAGCTAAAAAAATATTAGACGAAAAAGGAATCGACGCTGGTGCTATTCAAGGTACTGGTAAAGATGGTAGAGTTACTAAAGAAGATGCTATTAATGCAGTACCTGCAATGGGAACAGCTACAGGTAGTCGTGCTTCAGAAAGTAAAAAAATGTCTATGCTACGTAGAAAAGTAGCTCAACGTTTGGTTTCTGTTAAAAACGAAACTGCTATGTTAACTACTTTTAACGAAGTAAACATGCAACCTGTTTTTGACTTACGTAACCAATACAAAGAAGAATTTAAAGCGAAACACGGAGTTGGTTTAGGATTTATGTCTTTCTTTACTTTAGCAGTTACTAGAGCTTTAGAATTATACCCAGATGTTAACTCTATGATCGATGGTGATTACCAAATCAAAAACGATTTTGCTGATATTTCTATCGCTGTTTCTGGACCTAAAGGTTTAATGGTTCCTGTAATCAGAAATGCAGAAAACTTATCTTTTAGAGGAGTTGAAGCAGAAGTAAAGCGTTTGGCTTTAAGAGCTCGTGACGGTCAAATTACTGTTGATGAAATGACAGGAGGTACTTTTACCATTACTAACGGTGGAGTATTCGGATCTATGTTATCTACACCTATCATTAACCCTCCTCAGTCTGCAATTTTAGGTATGCACAACATTGTAGAGCGTCCTATGGCTGTTAACGGACAAGTGGTTATTCAACCAATTATGTATGTAGCATTATCTTACGATCACCGTATTGTAGATGGTCGTGAATCAGTTGGTTTCTTAGTAGCAATTAAAGAAGCTATAGAAAACCCAATTGAATTGTTAATGAACAACAATCCTAAAAAAGCGTTAGAGTTATAA